TGGTGGTTTTTCCCGAACCGGTGGCGCCGACGACGGCGATCTTTTCCCCCGGCGCGATGCGAAACGACACGCCTTTTAACACTGGATCGCCGGCTTTGTATTCGAACCAGACGTTGTCGAACACCACTTCGCCGAGAAACGGTTTGGGCACCACGGCGTTTTTTGGACTTTCGATATCCGCGGGCGTATCGAGCAGTTGAAAAATTCTTTCCGCCGACGCCATCGCCGACTGCATGACCGCGTATTTTTGGCTGAAGTCGCGCAGCGGCACGAAAAATCGATGGATGTATTCTTTGAACGCCACCAAGGTACCGATACCGATCACCGCATGCAGCACTTCGCCGCCGCCATACCAGAGCAGCAAGCCGACGCTCACCGAACCGGCCGCCTCAACCATTGAGTAGAGCGCCGCTTCGTAGAGATTCGACATGTGATAGGCATCGCGATGGTCGCCATTGAGCGCTTCGAATTCTTGATAGGTTCGTTGCTCCCGGGCGAACAGTTGAATCACCGCCATGCCGGAAATCGATTCGCCGAGATAAGCATTGATGCGCGCGATGCGTTCGCGAATTTGCCGATAGGTCTGGCGCGCCTTGACGCGAAAAAAATTAATTGCCAAGGCCATGGGCGGAATCATCGCCAGCGAAACCATGGCCAAGATCGGGTGGAGATAAAACATGATGCCGACGATCCAAGCGACCATGATAAAATCCGACACCAGCGTCATCACGCCGGAGGAAAACATCTCTTGCAGCACGTCGACGTCGGTGGTCATGCGCGTCACCAGCCGGCCGACGGGATTGCGGTCGAAATAACTCATCGGCAGCTTCTGCACATGGGCGAAGATCGCCACCCGCAGATCGGCCAGACAGCGCTGCGCCACCAGCATGGAAAAATAATATTGCACGAAAACGACCACGGTCTCGCCGATCAGCGCGGCGAGAAACAGCAGCATGACGGTCTGCAAACCCCAGAGATCTTTGCCGGCGATGTAGCGGTCGATACCGATCTTCATCAGATAGGGCTGGGCCAGACCGAACCCCTGCTGCAAAGGCAAGAGCAGCATGCTCAAGAGAAATAACCGCTTGTAGGGAATAATAAAGCGCCACAGCCGCTTCATCATTTGAAAGTCGTAGGCTTTGCCGAGAACTTCTTCGGATTGCGAGGGCTGCGCCATTTAGATTTCTTCCAGCTCCTCGCTCAACCGCTGCTGCTGATAGAGTTCGGCGTAGACGCCCTCTTGACGGACCAGCTCTTCATGATTGCCGCGCTCAATGATCCTGCCTTCATCCAAGACGAGAATTTCATCGGCTTCTTTGACTGCGGAAATACGGTGGGAAATGATCAAGCAGGTTTTTTCTTTGAGTATCGAGCGCAGGCCTTGGAGAATT
This window of the Deltaproteobacteria bacterium genome carries:
- a CDS encoding ABC transporter ATP-binding protein; the protein is MAQPSQSEEVLGKAYDFQMMKRLWRFIIPYKRLFLLSMLLLPLQQGFGLAQPYLMKIGIDRYIAGKDLWGLQTVMLLFLAALIGETVVVFVQYYFSMLVAQRCLADLRVAIFAHVQKLPMSYFDRNPVGRLVTRMTTDVDVLQEMFSSGVMTLVSDFIMVAWIVGIMFYLHPILAMVSLAMIPPMALAINFFRVKARQTYRQIRERIARINAYLGESISGMAVIQLFAREQRTYQEFEALNGDHRDAYHMSNLYEAALYSMVEAAGSVSVGLLLWYGGGEVLHAVIGIGTLVAFKEYIHRFFVPLRDFSQKYAVMQSAMASAERIFQLLDTPADIESPKNAVVPKPFLGEVVFDNVWFEYKAGDPVLKGVSFRIAPGEKIAVVGATGSGKTTTIKLLNRFYDIQKGSIKVGGVDVREWDLAALRQHVGVVLQDVFLFSGDVRANLALGDAAAPMERIERAAEAANADTFINRLPERYLAPVRERGSNFSAGERQLLSLARVLVFQPEILVMDEATSSVDTETEALIQDALEKVMRNRTCLLIAHRLSTIRNADRIIVLHHGEIREIGSHAELMDRRGIYYRLYQLQYEREVLKLAPHDSAAKVNA